One part of the Halobacteria archaeon AArc-dxtr1 genome encodes these proteins:
- a CDS encoding DUF2334 domain-containing protein, with amino-acid sequence MADRFSPSCPHCDAIAVDERIVEHDCGFVAARNHFDDGCVKCDRPTTDEWLTPVQTIKRCPDCGHRWSTPLDDDAVGPLPAVTFPTLPTPEDHLQWIPERFVPESRLQRQLFTTALIVMVLVAGITGAVSVSPMLGGDPTESVTTDTEWETYDSIVIFRNDDIQAWYNQDELREVNDIFIDADVPVTLGIIPNTNGEAPITDDPDVCSYLRSLEADYPGQFEMALHGYTHEPVTDFYNGSEFGDLPYQEQRERLTDGEALLGDCVTAPSSTFIPPMNTYDETTTEVLDEANYTTVSGGSWFTDQYYEPNESSHFEAGGLHHVSETQAFEDWTAYEELVDNENESETYVPFEPLETLTDSFDAAHDRNGVHVFMFHYQYFTTDDRLELLESVIQHVTSEDDAGILTIEQFALGLETGVVEKTDDGWRVLEPAAYALEESDGTGANDDVTSRLGDVLAASQRGVSR; translated from the coding sequence ATGGCCGACCGCTTCTCACCCTCCTGTCCGCACTGCGATGCAATCGCCGTCGACGAGCGCATCGTCGAACACGACTGCGGATTCGTCGCTGCCCGCAACCACTTCGACGACGGGTGTGTAAAGTGCGATCGTCCTACTACTGACGAGTGGTTGACGCCGGTGCAGACGATCAAGCGGTGTCCCGACTGCGGTCACCGCTGGTCGACGCCACTCGATGACGACGCGGTGGGGCCGCTGCCGGCAGTTACTTTCCCGACGCTGCCGACGCCCGAAGACCACCTCCAGTGGATCCCCGAGCGGTTCGTTCCCGAATCCCGACTCCAGCGCCAACTCTTTACGACAGCGCTGATCGTGATGGTGCTTGTCGCCGGCATTACCGGCGCGGTCTCCGTCTCTCCGATGCTCGGGGGCGATCCGACTGAGTCCGTGACGACCGACACCGAGTGGGAAACGTACGACTCGATCGTGATCTTCAGAAACGACGATATACAGGCCTGGTACAACCAAGACGAACTCCGTGAAGTTAACGACATTTTCATCGACGCGGATGTCCCCGTCACGCTCGGGATTATCCCCAATACGAACGGAGAGGCGCCGATAACGGATGATCCTGACGTTTGCTCGTACCTCCGCTCGCTCGAAGCGGACTACCCGGGCCAGTTCGAGATGGCGTTACACGGCTACACTCACGAACCCGTAACGGACTTCTACAACGGCAGCGAGTTCGGTGATCTTCCCTACCAGGAGCAACGTGAGCGTCTCACCGATGGCGAGGCGTTGCTCGGCGACTGCGTCACCGCTCCCTCCTCAACGTTCATTCCGCCGATGAACACCTACGACGAGACGACCACGGAGGTTCTCGACGAGGCGAACTACACGACCGTCTCCGGCGGTTCGTGGTTTACCGACCAGTACTACGAGCCCAACGAGAGCTCCCACTTCGAGGCGGGCGGTCTCCACCACGTTTCCGAAACGCAGGCGTTCGAGGATTGGACGGCCTACGAGGAGTTGGTTGACAACGAAAATGAAAGCGAGACCTACGTTCCCTTCGAGCCCCTCGAAACGCTCACCGACTCCTTCGACGCGGCGCACGACCGGAACGGCGTCCACGTCTTTATGTTCCACTACCAGTACTTCACGACGGACGATCGACTCGAACTGCTCGAGTCGGTGATCCAGCACGTCACGAGTGAGGATGATGCCGGTATCCTCACCATCGAGCAGTTCGCGCTCGGACTCGAGACCGGCGTCGTCGAAAAGACCGACGACGGCTGGCGCGTCCTCGAGCCCGCTGCCTACGCCCTCGAGGAGTCCGACGGGACTGGAGCGAACGACGACGTTACGAGTCGACTCGGCGACGTACTCGCTGCGAGCCAGCGCGGGGTGAGTCGATAA
- a CDS encoding winged helix-turn-helix transcriptional regulator: MTQSPNPAQSTAKSILGTKWKPQLIVALSAKGRLGFGDCKRELEGISSKVLSNNLEALCEDGVVARDIVQERPRRVEYELTAAGRELYRILESMTEWDATYAAETGVPTVLLAEDDARLRELYALWLAGEYDVVTTGDGREGLRLLDEDVDAAVLDRTMPRLTGDEIARAVSMVGQRTPIAVLTSAQVDPTDASLPVDRLLRKPLSKTDLLDAVETLLGLPGASPVARDVQTRRHRLAFVERHLGSTAAETEPYQEAAAELARIESERAIESRRRQPWRQRVDGRSDDVAEKES; encoded by the coding sequence ATGACTCAGTCACCGAACCCAGCACAGTCGACCGCTAAGTCGATCCTCGGCACCAAGTGGAAGCCGCAGTTGATCGTCGCCCTCTCCGCAAAGGGACGACTCGGGTTCGGCGACTGCAAGCGCGAACTCGAAGGAATCTCGAGCAAAGTGCTCTCGAACAACTTAGAAGCACTCTGTGAAGATGGCGTCGTCGCACGTGACATCGTTCAAGAGCGTCCGCGCCGCGTCGAGTACGAGCTCACGGCAGCCGGTCGAGAGCTGTACAGGATCCTCGAGTCGATGACCGAGTGGGACGCAACTTACGCTGCGGAGACGGGCGTACCGACAGTGTTGCTCGCCGAAGACGACGCCAGACTCCGAGAGCTCTACGCGCTGTGGCTCGCAGGCGAGTACGACGTCGTGACGACGGGCGATGGGCGGGAGGGGCTTCGGCTGCTCGACGAGGATGTCGACGCCGCGGTCCTCGACCGAACCATGCCGAGACTGACCGGTGACGAGATCGCCAGAGCCGTCTCGATGGTCGGGCAGCGGACACCGATCGCCGTCCTCACCTCGGCACAAGTCGATCCGACGGACGCCTCGCTTCCGGTAGACCGGCTCCTTCGAAAGCCGCTCTCGAAGACGGATCTGCTCGATGCGGTCGAGACGCTGCTCGGCCTACCAGGGGCGTCGCCGGTCGCTCGAGACGTCCAGACGCGACGCCACCGGCTCGCGTTTGTCGAGCGTCACCTGGGATCGACCGCTGCGGAGACAGAGCCGTACCAGGAGGCTGCTGCGGAGCTAGCGCGGATCGAATCCGAACGGGCGATCGAGAGCCGGCGGCGTCAGCCGTGGCGCCAGCGGGTCGACGGAAGGAGCGACGACGTGGCAGAAAAAGAATCCTGA
- a CDS encoding response regulator: MSSDRGGYRILLVEDDELQARLYRTMLDQGGAQANAPADGRAVVETAGTLEEARESIESAKKDTGFDLILLDLNLPDSRKLATLDAILEAVEEAAVVALTEIDDDEIGRRTVERGAQDYLVKDHVTPRLLRQTVTYAVERRSRTVQAERQRRELAMLHWLTRHEIRDDAAVVLGWASELSPSDPNEARTVSRIVDAGEHIVELTESVGAIVQAIEKPAAALTSVDMEAVVAEESRRIERRYEDVRVAFDASSEETAVQADRFLNVVVRNVLTNVASEDRDENDVEVTVRRVGAGEAVELEVSVGQVNSNATSSGLSRRGESEVAKRDVGLFLVRTFVERYGGRLEIEDGSGSEGGRTVRVTILAAE; this comes from the coding sequence ATGAGCAGCGATCGGGGAGGATACAGGATACTGCTCGTCGAAGACGACGAGCTCCAGGCGCGGCTGTACCGGACGATGCTCGATCAGGGTGGCGCCCAGGCGAACGCGCCGGCGGATGGGCGAGCCGTCGTCGAGACGGCCGGGACACTCGAGGAGGCACGCGAATCGATTGAGTCGGCGAAGAAAGACACGGGGTTCGACCTGATCCTGCTCGATCTGAACCTGCCGGACTCGAGAAAGTTGGCGACGCTCGACGCGATCCTCGAGGCGGTCGAGGAGGCGGCGGTCGTCGCCCTCACAGAGATCGACGACGACGAAATCGGCCGACGTACAGTCGAACGAGGCGCCCAGGACTACCTCGTGAAGGATCACGTCACCCCACGCCTGCTGCGACAGACAGTCACGTACGCCGTCGAGCGCCGGAGCCGAACTGTCCAAGCCGAGCGCCAGCGCCGCGAGCTAGCGATGTTACACTGGTTGACCCGCCACGAGATCAGAGACGACGCCGCGGTCGTCTTGGGGTGGGCCTCCGAACTCTCCCCGTCGGACCCAAACGAGGCGCGGACCGTCTCGCGGATCGTCGACGCCGGCGAACACATCGTCGAACTCACGGAGTCGGTCGGCGCGATAGTCCAAGCGATCGAGAAGCCGGCGGCGGCGCTGACGAGCGTCGATATGGAGGCCGTAGTCGCAGAGGAGAGCCGGCGTATCGAGAGGCGGTACGAGGATGTACGCGTCGCGTTCGATGCGTCCTCGGAAGAGACCGCCGTCCAGGCGGATCGGTTTCTCAACGTCGTCGTCCGAAACGTCCTGACGAACGTCGCGAGCGAAGACCGCGACGAGAACGATGTGGAGGTGACAGTTCGCCGCGTTGGCGCCGGGGAGGCGGTCGAACTCGAGGTTTCTGTGGGGCAGGTCAACTCGAACGCAACGAGCAGCGGTCTGTCGCGCCGAGGGGAGTCAGAAGTGGCGAAGCGCGACGTCGGGCTGTTTCTGGTACGGACGTTCGTCGAGCGATACGGCGGTCGACTCGAGATCGAGGATGGTTCCGGTTCGGAGGGAGGACGTACTGTCCGCGTTACGATTCTAGCGGCCGAGTGA
- the glmS gene encoding glutamine--fructose-6-phosphate transaminase (isomerizing) has product MCGIIGYAGGEDADVLDVLLHGLSNLEYRGYDSAGVAMVDDSLSIEKCDGELSALEDAVSDADGLGGAGGVEGTVGIGHTRWSTHGPPTDENAHPHASADGSVAVVHNGIIENHRELRAELSAEGYTFESDTDTEVIPYLIARERAAGADHETAFRTAISRLQGSYALAVVFPGCETIFAARHESPLVVGLGADGNYLASDVPAFLEYTDRVIYLDDGEFAAVTPSSVTVTDADGAVCEKSVETIDWDPEDAGKSGYDHYMRKEIDEQPRAIRDCLRGRVEELSGTVTLDELSALEPPSAIQLVACGTSYHAALYGERLLQRRGIPAQTFVASEYDAEDIPIAEDTLVVGVTQSGETADTMAALRGANRAGATTLAMTNVVASSAVRECDHTLYIRAGPEISVAATKSFASQQAALSLLATTLAESAPAPTASDREFLRELRRLPDHIQRVLDDSRAREVATELLGADAYFFVGRGYNAPVALEGALKLKEITYEHAEGFPAGELKHGPLALVTDRTPVFAVVSGREKTAATVGNVTEVQARGAPVIAVTDDPSAVETQVEHVLSVPETHPAVLPIVANVQLQLVAYWLADALDRPIDKPRNLAKSVTVQ; this is encoded by the coding sequence ATGTGTGGGATCATCGGCTACGCGGGCGGCGAGGACGCAGACGTCCTCGACGTCTTGTTACACGGCCTCTCGAACCTCGAGTACCGCGGCTACGACTCCGCTGGCGTCGCGATGGTAGATGACTCGCTCTCGATCGAAAAGTGCGACGGAGAGCTCTCCGCGCTCGAGGACGCCGTCTCCGACGCCGATGGCCTCGGCGGAGCCGGCGGCGTTGAGGGGACGGTCGGAATCGGGCATACCCGCTGGAGCACCCACGGACCGCCCACGGACGAAAACGCCCACCCGCACGCCTCGGCAGACGGGTCCGTTGCCGTCGTCCACAACGGCATCATCGAGAACCACCGGGAGCTTCGCGCGGAACTCTCTGCGGAGGGCTACACCTTCGAGAGCGACACCGACACTGAGGTGATCCCCTACCTCATCGCACGCGAGCGGGCCGCCGGCGCGGACCACGAGACGGCGTTTCGGACCGCGATCAGCCGCCTCCAGGGAAGCTACGCACTTGCAGTGGTCTTCCCTGGCTGCGAGACGATCTTCGCGGCCCGACACGAGTCACCGCTCGTCGTCGGCCTCGGGGCGGACGGCAACTACCTTGCCAGCGACGTCCCGGCCTTTCTCGAGTACACCGACCGCGTGATCTACCTGGATGATGGGGAGTTCGCTGCGGTCACACCCTCCTCGGTGACGGTCACCGACGCCGACGGCGCCGTCTGTGAGAAGTCAGTGGAGACGATCGACTGGGACCCCGAAGACGCCGGCAAGAGCGGCTACGACCACTACATGCGAAAGGAAATCGACGAGCAGCCCCGCGCCATCCGTGACTGCCTGCGCGGCCGCGTCGAGGAGCTCTCGGGAACCGTTACGCTCGATGAGCTCTCGGCCCTCGAGCCGCCGTCAGCGATCCAGCTCGTCGCCTGTGGGACATCCTACCACGCTGCGCTGTACGGGGAGCGGCTCCTCCAGCGCCGAGGCATCCCCGCCCAGACGTTCGTCGCCAGCGAGTACGACGCCGAGGACATTCCGATAGCCGAGGACACGCTCGTCGTCGGTGTCACCCAGAGCGGTGAGACGGCAGACACGATGGCGGCGTTGCGGGGGGCAAATCGGGCCGGCGCCACGACGCTCGCGATGACGAACGTCGTCGCGAGCTCGGCCGTCCGAGAGTGTGATCACACCCTCTACATCCGTGCCGGCCCCGAGATCAGCGTCGCGGCCACCAAGTCCTTCGCCTCCCAGCAGGCCGCCCTCTCGCTGCTCGCGACCACTCTCGCCGAATCCGCGCCGGCCCCGACGGCTTCGGACCGCGAGTTTCTCCGCGAGCTTCGGCGGCTGCCCGATCACATCCAGCGGGTGCTCGACGACTCGCGGGCCCGGGAGGTCGCGACGGAACTGCTCGGCGCCGACGCCTACTTTTTCGTCGGGCGGGGGTACAACGCCCCCGTCGCGCTCGAGGGGGCGTTGAAGCTAAAGGAGATCACCTACGAGCACGCCGAGGGGTTTCCCGCTGGCGAGCTAAAGCACGGCCCGCTCGCACTCGTCACGGACCGGACACCGGTCTTTGCGGTGGTATCGGGACGCGAGAAGACCGCCGCGACCGTCGGGAACGTCACCGAGGTGCAGGCGCGGGGCGCTCCCGTGATCGCGGTCACCGACGACCCCTCGGCAGTCGAGACCCAGGTCGAGCACGTCCTCTCCGTGCCCGAGACCCATCCCGCAGTGTTGCCGATCGTCGCGAACGTCCAGCTGCAGTTGGTCGCTTACTGGCTCGCCGACGCGCTCGACCGACCGATCGACAAACCGCGGAACTTAGCGAAGAGCGTCACGGTACAGTAG
- a CDS encoding sugar phosphate nucleotidyltransferase: MSASTAIVLAAGEGVRLRPLTRNRPKPMLPAGTRPILAHVFDQLIAAGIDELAVVVGYRGDRIRSHFGSTYRDRELTYVDQERQLGTGHALAAAAETVDGPTLVVNGDQFVDSRIVADVCDAHERGDVATLGLLARQEIGEYGGVLLDGDAVTEIVDCPEDDRPYRLNAGVYVVEPRILDAVYGIDPGAGERSLTDAISALIDAGESVRGVVSEGCWIDAMYPWDLLDVSDTLFYERVIGDEIANSATVHETATVRPPVVVDRDCEIGAGAVVGPHASLGENVTVGSNAVVERSVIDADTRIGAAAAIVQCVTGVGVDVGPGTVVPGGPGDVRVGDQFFEDEPIGALLADRVTDYGGVTYVPGAIVGAAATIESGATVRGRIDDEAEVRS; this comes from the coding sequence ATGAGCGCCTCTACTGCCATCGTGCTCGCGGCCGGCGAGGGCGTTAGGCTTCGTCCGCTCACGCGAAACCGACCCAAGCCGATGCTGCCGGCCGGAACCCGTCCCATCCTCGCCCACGTCTTCGACCAGCTGATCGCTGCCGGCATCGACGAACTCGCGGTCGTCGTCGGCTACCGTGGCGATCGCATCCGATCGCACTTCGGCTCGACCTATCGGGACCGCGAGCTGACATACGTCGATCAGGAGCGCCAGCTCGGCACCGGTCACGCCCTGGCAGCCGCGGCCGAGACCGTCGATGGCCCGACGCTCGTCGTCAACGGCGACCAGTTCGTCGACAGCCGGATCGTCGCGGACGTCTGTGACGCCCACGAACGCGGCGACGTCGCGACGCTCGGGCTGCTCGCTCGCCAGGAGATCGGCGAGTACGGCGGCGTCTTGCTCGACGGCGACGCGGTCACAGAGATCGTCGACTGTCCGGAAGACGACCGGCCCTACCGGCTCAACGCCGGGGTCTACGTCGTCGAACCCAGGATACTTGATGCGGTCTACGGGATCGACCCGGGTGCGGGCGAGCGCTCGCTGACCGACGCTATCTCGGCGCTGATCGACGCCGGCGAATCGGTTCGTGGCGTCGTCTCCGAGGGCTGCTGGATCGACGCGATGTACCCCTGGGACCTCCTCGACGTCTCTGATACCCTCTTCTACGAGAGAGTCATCGGCGACGAAATCGCCAATTCGGCGACGGTTCACGAGACTGCGACTGTCCGTCCGCCTGTCGTCGTCGATCGCGACTGCGAGATCGGCGCCGGCGCCGTCGTCGGCCCTCACGCGTCCCTCGGTGAGAACGTGACCGTCGGCTCGAACGCCGTCGTCGAGCGCAGCGTGATCGACGCCGACACCAGGATTGGGGCTGCCGCTGCGATCGTCCAGTGCGTGACGGGCGTCGGCGTCGACGTCGGCCCCGGGACGGTCGTCCCCGGTGGGCCGGGCGACGTCCGCGTCGGCGACCAGTTCTTCGAGGACGAGCCGATCGGCGCGTTGCTGGCCGACCGCGTTACCGACTATGGTGGCGTGACCTACGTTCCCGGGGCGATCGTCGGGGCGGCCGCGACGATCGAGTCCGGCGCGACGGTCCGCGGCCGGATCGACGACGAAGCCGAGGTGCGTTCCTGA
- a CDS encoding DNA polymerase sliding clamp, with amino-acid sequence MFKAIVSAETLTSALDSVSVLVDECKIHLEEEGLEIRAVDPANVGMVDLSLDASAFESYEADGGLIGVDLSRLEDIAGMADSGQLIQFELDEETRKLHIQIDGLEYTLALIDPDSIRQEPDIPDLDLPAEVVLEGKDVNRSVKAADMVSDHIALGVDESGEFFYVNAEGDTDDVHLELTQEDLIDLQVGPAHSLFSLDYLKDMDKAIPGDAEVTVALGEEFPIKLFFGFAEGQGQVTYMLAPRIQSD; translated from the coding sequence ATGTTCAAGGCCATCGTGAGCGCGGAAACGCTCACCAGCGCGCTCGATTCGGTGAGCGTGCTGGTCGACGAGTGTAAGATCCACCTCGAGGAAGAGGGACTCGAGATCCGGGCCGTCGACCCCGCGAACGTCGGGATGGTCGATCTCTCGCTCGACGCGTCGGCCTTCGAGTCCTACGAGGCCGACGGCGGCCTGATCGGTGTCGACCTCTCGCGGCTCGAGGATATCGCGGGAATGGCCGACTCCGGCCAGTTGATCCAGTTCGAACTCGACGAGGAGACCCGAAAGCTCCACATCCAGATCGACGGCCTCGAGTATACGCTTGCGTTGATCGACCCGGACTCGATCCGCCAGGAGCCCGACATTCCGGATCTCGATCTTCCCGCCGAAGTTGTTCTTGAGGGGAAAGACGTCAACCGGTCGGTGAAAGCCGCCGACATGGTTTCCGATCACATCGCCCTCGGTGTCGACGAGAGCGGCGAGTTCTTCTACGTGAACGCAGAGGGAGACACCGACGACGTCCACTTGGAACTCACGCAGGAGGATCTGATCGACCTCCAGGTCGGACCGGCGCACTCGCTGTTCAGCCTCGACTATCTAAAGGACATGGACAAGGCGATCCCCGGCGACGCAGAGGTGACGGTGGCACTCGGCGAGGAGTTCCCGATTAAGCTGTTCTTTGGCTTTGCAGAGGGACAGGGGCAGGTCACGTATATGCTCGCGCCACGGATTCAGAGCGATTAA
- a CDS encoding pyridoxamine 5'-phosphate oxidase family protein: MAAVMDRSMIDELLTREGTGVLSLSDAGDTYAIPESFGYDGENVYFQFVVVDDSRKLAFAETTDTATLTVYTEEPAESVIVSGSLERVPEAAHSCAAAAIADNADIPTLNVFPDASVEELSMRFYRLVPDDLSGRTFTNAGLKPFDA, encoded by the coding sequence ATGGCTGCTGTGATGGACCGGTCGATGATCGACGAGTTGCTCACGCGCGAAGGGACTGGCGTGCTGTCACTCAGCGACGCTGGTGACACGTACGCAATCCCCGAATCGTTCGGCTACGACGGCGAGAACGTCTACTTTCAGTTCGTCGTCGTCGACGACTCCCGAAAGCTGGCGTTCGCCGAAACCACGGACACCGCTACGCTCACCGTTTACACCGAGGAGCCGGCCGAAAGTGTGATCGTCAGCGGCTCGCTTGAACGTGTTCCCGAGGCAGCACACTCTTGCGCCGCGGCGGCGATCGCCGACAACGCCGACATTCCGACGTTAAACGTGTTTCCCGACGCGTCGGTCGAGGAGCTCTCGATGCGGTTCTACCGGCTGGTACCAGACGATCTCTCGGGTCGAACGTTCACGAACGCGGGACTGAAACCGTTCGATGCGTAA
- a CDS encoding alpha/beta hydrolase, which produces MPQLTRDGTSLFYERDDGPSDTAPVVLLQGLGLGRWSWRWQRDALAEDRRVIVPDTRGTGRSALGLPPLVGRVPDPLRRRLPGSVAGYSVSGLVADLEAVLEDARLRRVHLVGLGLGGVIAQVYAAEHSRVETLTLCGTTSGGDTAVPMPEDVRKQAFDSPSGTTDRDVMRDRTRPLFAERFVNRNPHLLEQIVEWRLEQDAGPAAQWAQLAALSGFDAGDRLDRIRAPTLVLHGRDDRVIPPENAEILADAIPNARLEYVDGGHLFPIESAAETTSVLREAVSDRPESAADPALE; this is translated from the coding sequence ATGCCACAGCTCACGAGGGACGGAACGTCGCTGTTCTACGAGCGCGACGACGGCCCGTCCGACACTGCGCCGGTCGTCTTGCTCCAGGGGCTCGGTCTCGGTCGCTGGTCGTGGCGCTGGCAGCGCGACGCCCTCGCCGAGGACCGGCGGGTTATCGTACCCGACACGCGGGGGACGGGCCGATCAGCGCTTGGCCTTCCGCCCCTTGTGGGTCGAGTACCCGACCCGCTGCGACGGCGACTCCCCGGATCGGTCGCTGGATACTCCGTTTCCGGACTCGTCGCCGATCTCGAGGCAGTGCTCGAAGACGCACGGCTCCGGCGCGTCCACCTCGTCGGGCTCGGACTGGGCGGCGTGATCGCTCAGGTCTACGCCGCCGAGCACTCGCGGGTGGAGACGCTTACCCTCTGCGGGACGACGTCGGGCGGCGATACGGCGGTTCCAATGCCCGAAGACGTTCGTAAGCAGGCGTTTGACTCTCCGTCCGGCACCACCGATCGGGACGTGATGCGCGATCGGACGCGCCCGCTGTTCGCCGAGCGCTTCGTCAATCGCAACCCTCACCTGTTAGAACAGATTGTCGAGTGGCGTCTCGAGCAGGACGCCGGCCCGGCCGCCCAGTGGGCTCAGCTCGCTGCCCTCTCCGGATTCGATGCCGGTGATCGCCTGGACCGTATCCGTGCTCCGACACTCGTGCTCCACGGCCGTGACGATCGCGTTATTCCACCCGAGAACGCCGAGATACTCGCCGACGCAATACCGAACGCCCGCCTCGAGTACGTCGACGGTGGCCATCTGTTCCCGATCGAGTCGGCCGCCGAAACGACGAGCGTGCTTCGCGAGGCTGTTTCCGATCGTCCGGAAAGCGCTGCCGATCCTGCACTCGAGTAA
- the priL gene encoding DNA primase regulatory subunit PriL, with protein sequence MQRLHARYPFLAAAREAVATEAVDLATVVEQDDAVVERARERVVGALKAGDVGDPHRDARVELLSYPVARVLVSLGNTPLLVRKYASAEAEAAFERFTSELADTTELKSVETAGLDLETLLAEFDLAESVQADAAASGTEPAYRVDVGTYLRLSGDLWGDEWRLVNRPLADGEIRLDERELLTLLREAVRERVADGLPFDVPEPIAAALESEAETVQDVLAELDLTREIDTVVPDLFPPCMKALLDQIQKGEHLPHHSRFAITAFLTSIGMSTDEIVDLYRVNSSFGEEMTRYQTDHIAGETSPTEYSPPSCATMQSYGDCVNKDDLCERIPHPMAYYEERIDDADEDELDDWRESADKAA encoded by the coding sequence ATGCAGCGACTGCACGCCCGGTACCCGTTTCTCGCAGCGGCCCGCGAGGCCGTCGCCACGGAGGCGGTCGATCTGGCCACCGTCGTCGAGCAGGACGACGCGGTCGTCGAGCGCGCTCGAGAGCGCGTCGTCGGCGCGCTGAAGGCGGGTGACGTGGGCGATCCCCACCGCGACGCTCGCGTCGAGTTACTCTCCTATCCCGTCGCACGGGTACTGGTCTCGCTGGGTAATACGCCACTACTCGTCCGAAAGTACGCCAGCGCCGAGGCGGAGGCGGCGTTCGAACGGTTCACGAGCGAGCTAGCGGACACCACGGAGCTCAAAAGCGTCGAGACGGCGGGACTAGACCTCGAGACGCTCCTCGCGGAGTTCGATCTGGCGGAGTCAGTCCAAGCGGACGCGGCCGCGAGCGGGACCGAGCCGGCGTACCGGGTTGACGTGGGAACGTACCTCCGGCTCTCGGGCGATCTCTGGGGCGACGAGTGGCGGCTGGTGAACCGTCCCCTCGCCGACGGCGAGATCCGTCTCGACGAGCGCGAGTTGCTGACGCTGCTGCGGGAGGCGGTCCGCGAGCGCGTCGCCGACGGGTTGCCCTTCGACGTGCCAGAGCCGATCGCCGCAGCACTCGAGTCTGAAGCCGAGACGGTACAGGACGTACTCGCCGAACTCGATCTCACGCGGGAGATCGATACGGTGGTTCCAGACCTCTTTCCGCCGTGTATGAAGGCGCTGCTGGACCAGATCCAGAAGGGCGAACACCTCCCCCACCACTCTCGCTTTGCGATCACCGCCTTCCTGACGAGTATCGGGATGTCGACCGACGAGATCGTCGATCTCTACCGGGTGAACTCCTCGTTTGGCGAGGAGATGACCCGTTACCAGACCGACCACATCGCCGGCGAGACGTCGCCGACGGAGTACTCCCCGCCGTCGTGTGCCACGATGCAGTCTTACGGTGACTGCGTGAACAAAGACGACCTCTGCGAGCGGATTCCACACCCGATGGCCTACTACGAAGAGCGGATCGACGACGCCGACGAAGACGAGTTAGACGACTGGCGAGAGTCAGCCGACAAAGCAGCGTAG
- a CDS encoding SWIM zinc finger family protein — protein MNTIASPKASLPVPSPEIPQRALRARTEPMSVLALGDGLYEVESASETTYLVDLEAGRCSCPDHVFRHTRCKHVRRVAIEITDGRTPPPGLIVRACDDCRERVFVPEQTPEPVYCDRHRIRPGDAVRDRETGDRLVAVDVSDRRADAVFVGDGETTVADYATNESYDPDVPVVGAIYPHATVAKNGVVPESLRVYVFPRTRLQRITRDRR, from the coding sequence ATGAACACGATCGCGTCACCGAAAGCGAGCCTGCCAGTACCGTCCCCAGAGATACCACAGCGAGCGCTCCGCGCACGCACGGAGCCCATGTCCGTGCTCGCGCTCGGCGACGGCCTCTACGAGGTCGAGTCCGCGAGTGAAACCACCTACCTCGTCGATCTCGAAGCCGGTCGCTGTAGCTGCCCGGATCACGTCTTTCGTCACACCCGGTGTAAGCACGTTCGGCGCGTCGCCATCGAGATCACCGACGGCCGAACGCCACCGCCCGGACTGATCGTCCGCGCCTGTGACGACTGCCGGGAGCGGGTGTTCGTCCCGGAACAGACACCCGAGCCCGTCTACTGCGACCGCCACCGGATCCGCCCCGGCGATGCGGTCCGAGACCGAGAAACCGGCGACCGCCTGGTCGCCGTCGACGTCTCGGACCGGCGGGCCGACGCCGTCTTCGTCGGCGACGGAGAGACGACCGTCGCCGACTACGCGACCAACGAGAGCTACGATCCCGACGTCCCGGTCGTCGGCGCGATCTACCCGCATGCGACCGTCGCAAAAAACGGCGTCGTCCCGGAGTCGCTCAGAGTCTACGTCTTCCCGCGGACGCGGCTACAACGGATCACCCGAGACCGGCGGTAA
- a CDS encoding GNAT family N-acetyltransferase — MSVRVRTARPADAIDVRRILDAAMLEPGNVEGRIEAGDVLVATDRVSRAADSANSSDHGESTRERILGTLVLEPGAESAHIAAIGVRRRHRDRGIGRALVEHAAEREPTLTARFDADVRPFYEALSFHIEPIDDRRFRGYRDRSR, encoded by the coding sequence GTGTCCGTTCGCGTTCGCACTGCCAGGCCAGCCGACGCCATCGACGTCAGGCGCATCTTAGACGCCGCGATGCTCGAACCCGGCAACGTCGAGGGACGGATCGAGGCGGGTGACGTCCTGGTGGCGACCGACCGCGTTTCCCGCGCTGCAGACTCGGCTAATAGCTCGGATCACGGCGAGTCGACTCGCGAGCGCATTCTCGGAACGCTCGTCCTCGAACCAGGTGCAGAAAGCGCACACATCGCCGCGATCGGCGTCCGTCGCCGCCACCGCGACCGTGGAATCGGCCGCGCACTCGTCGAGCACGCAGCCGAACGCGAGCCGACGCTGACGGCGCGGTTCGACGCCGACGTGCGACCGTTCTACGAGGCGCTTTCCTTTCACATCGAGCCCATCGACGACCGGCGTTTTCGCGGCTACCGCGATCGGTCCCGGTGA